A genome region from Desulfobacterales bacterium includes the following:
- a CDS encoding CBS domain-containing protein, translated as MINQPTDSCILDISDEDILKAMKDINGYLDITPRDFKEIYLSAYRHAIERLTHAVTAGDIMTRAVVYVEKDSPLEDAADKLSHHLVSGVPVVDSNQKVVGIISEKDFFAGMGGQTEGTFMGVIAQCLKNKGCIAVPMRTQKASDIMTSPAITVRENTPVFEIAKIFTGKKINRIPVVGEGNRLTGIVTRTDIVRSSCTLPV; from the coding sequence ATGATTAATCAACCCACGGATTCATGCATATTGGACATATCGGACGAAGATATCTTGAAGGCCATGAAGGATATTAACGGCTATCTGGATATTACGCCCCGTGATTTTAAGGAAATATACCTTTCAGCCTATCGACATGCAATCGAGCGCTTGACCCATGCGGTTACAGCCGGAGATATCATGACCCGCGCGGTTGTTTATGTTGAAAAAGATTCTCCCTTAGAAGACGCGGCCGACAAATTGAGTCATCATCTCGTTTCCGGTGTGCCGGTTGTTGACAGCAATCAGAAAGTTGTCGGCATTATTTCCGAAAAGGATTTTTTTGCCGGAATGGGCGGCCAGACGGAAGGAACCTTCATGGGGGTTATTGCGCAGTGTTTGAAAAATAAAGGATGCATTGCCGTACCGATGCGGACACAGAAAGCGTCGGACATCATGACGTCTCCTGCCATTACGGTACGTGAGAACACGCCGGTTTTTGAAATTGCCAAAATCTTTACTGGAAAAAAAATCAACCGGATCCCGGTTGTCGGTGAAGGCAACAGGCTGACAGGCATTGTCACCCGGACCGATATCGTCCGATCATCCTGCACGCTTCCGGTCTAG